In one window of Porites lutea chromosome 8, jaPorLute2.1, whole genome shotgun sequence DNA:
- the LOC140946947 gene encoding steroid 17-alpha-hydroxylase/17,20 lyase-like: MAFLEYITFGNIFLFLVFLLILNLLIELYQFRNMPPGPRFTSLPFIGNILSFDRGAAGQSFIASTASLRKKYGTLYSLKLGAYKFVVAEDADSVKEVLVKKSADYAGRPPFYSFVSTTLGGKDIGLGNFGPAWRFHRKLFMTAVRQYLSNQELVEERISEQASNLLEYFEEQKGKDFDPAEILMKSVANVICRISFGEHFDSSSPDFDELLRLNNESFTDTKMIEEVFILDLFPLAKYFPFKSYQKEIKMADRMFEIIGKQLKLQRERFDSSAEVKSLTESLIKERIAAEGEVGSEDKVSILSDDYIVNTLEDMFSAGYETTSTTLRWAIAFLIHNPEFQTEIQDKLDEVVGRDRMPTLDDRPKLPLIQATIMETLRLGNVAETAIPHYTLKDTTLGDYRVPKDTVVMVNLQYVHLDPKCWENPNCFNPHRHIDADGQLITNSGNFLPFSAGRRVCAGEALAKVELFLFLSWMLHKFTFLQSDEGSAPDLEGVSGFTRFPAPYKMRVLKRD, from the exons ATGGCTTTTCTGGAGTACATCACGTTTGGGaatatctttctttttctagtttttttgcTGATCCTCAATCTATTGATTGAACTGTATCAGTTTAGAAATATGCCACCTGGGCCTCGGTTCACAAGCTTACCTTTCATCGGAAATATACTGAGCTTTGATCGGGGAGCCGCGGGACAGAGCTTTATCGCTTCTACCGCAAG CTTGAGGAAAAAGTATGGAACTCTTTATTCTTTGAAACTTGGTGCCTACAAATTTGTCGTGGCTGAAGATGCTGACTCGGTGAAGGAGGTTCTGGTAAAGAAATCTGCAGATTATGCAGGAAGACCTCCATTTTATAGCTTTGTGTCTACTACACTTG GTGGGAAAGACATTGGATTGGGGAATTTTGGTCCTGCATGGAGATTCCATCGCAAACTGTTCATGACTGCTGTGCGACAATATCTATCCAACCAGGAACTTGTGGAGGAGAGGATCTCTGAACAAGCCTCAAACCTGCTGGAGTATTTTgaagaacaaaaaggaaaagattttGATCCTGCAGAGATTCTCATGAAAAGTGTTGCAAATGTTATCTGTCGCATCTCATTTGGAGAGCACTTTGATTCATCCAGTCCAGATTTTGACGAGCTCTTGCGCTTGAATAATGAGAGCTTCACAGACACAAAGATGATTGAAGAAGTCTTCATCTTAGATCTTTTTCCATTGGCGAAGTACTTTCCTTTTAAAAGTTaccaaaaggaaattaaaatggCTGACCGAATGTTTGAAATCATTGGCAAGCAGCTGAAGTTACAACGTGAGCGGTTTGATTCCTCAGCAGAGGTCAAGAGCCTCACAGAAAGTCTTATAAAAGAGAGAATCGCTGCAGAAGGTGAAGTTGGATCCGAAGATAAAGTGAGTATTCTATCAGATGACTACATTGTCAACACATTAGAAGACATGTTCAGTGCTGGGTACGAGACCACAAGTACCACACTACGTTGGGCTATTGCATTCCTGATACACAATCCTGAGTTTCAGACCGAGATACAGGATAAGTTGGATGAAGTAGTTGGCAGGGATCGAATGCCTACATTGGATGATCGCCCAAAGCTTCCACTTATCCAAGCCACGATCATGGAAACACTGCGCCTTGGAAACGTTGCCGAGACAGCTATTCCTCATTATACTCTGAAGGACACCACACTTGGTGACTATCGAGTTCCAAAGGACACAGTGGTGATGGTTAATCTGCAATACGTTCATCTTGATCCAAAATGTTGGGAAAATCCAAACTGTTTCAATCCTCATCGTCACATTGATGCCGATGGGCAGCTCATTACTAACTCTGGCAACTTCCTGCCTTTCTCCGCTGGACGTCGGGTTTGTGCTGGCGAGGCACTGGCAAAg GTGGAgctgtttctgtttttgtccTGGATGCTGCATAAGTTCACATTTTTGCAGTCAGATGAAGGAAGTGCTCCTGATCTTGAAGGAGTTTCTGGTTTTACTCGATTCCCAGCTCCATACAAGATGCGAGTTCTAAAACGCGATTAG